In one Sphingobium indicum B90A genomic region, the following are encoded:
- a CDS encoding LysR family transcriptional regulator, whose product MATPSLRQLDIFAQMVASGSLSRCAGDLGVTPDDVARDLASLELRLGYRLFDDLAGAPRLTAAGRKTAEAMTLLSQDRPENWQVDQADGIVPAAAPPESSSSRQSIVLAAPAPVFGHFQEALAAFEAANDDVAITLDLTIHLADEAAWALRRGKADIAYFYALGETDEPLSRYGWSEQINLYAGADHPLARRDSVATGELAAMPTLAMEAHNGLRRIIDEALLRGGIRLGDPVLETDNLFDIMTILREGAGCFAAFGPLARDLGRMTGIRRIALERPLPAIEVRQALRPESAPAAAALAEFLFL is encoded by the coding sequence ATGGCCACGCCTTCCCTGCGCCAATTGGATATATTCGCGCAGATGGTGGCATCGGGCAGCCTCTCGCGCTGCGCCGGCGACCTGGGGGTCACGCCCGATGACGTGGCACGCGACCTGGCCTCGCTGGAGCTGCGCCTGGGCTATCGCCTGTTCGACGATCTTGCCGGCGCTCCTCGCCTGACGGCCGCCGGCCGGAAAACGGCGGAGGCCATGACCCTGTTGTCGCAGGACCGGCCGGAAAACTGGCAGGTCGACCAGGCGGACGGCATTGTCCCCGCCGCCGCTCCGCCGGAATCCTCCTCATCGCGGCAAAGCATTGTCCTGGCCGCGCCAGCGCCGGTCTTCGGCCACTTCCAGGAAGCGCTGGCCGCGTTCGAGGCGGCGAATGACGACGTCGCCATCACGCTGGACCTGACGATCCACCTGGCCGACGAAGCCGCCTGGGCGCTGCGCCGGGGCAAGGCCGACATCGCCTATTTCTATGCCTTGGGCGAAACGGACGAGCCGCTATCCCGCTATGGCTGGTCGGAGCAGATCAACCTCTATGCCGGCGCCGACCATCCGCTCGCCCGTCGCGACAGCGTGGCGACGGGCGAGCTCGCCGCCATGCCGACGCTGGCGATGGAGGCGCACAACGGCCTGCGGCGGATCATCGACGAGGCGCTGCTGCGCGGCGGCATCCGGCTGGGCGACCCGGTGCTGGAAACCGACAATCTGTTCGACATCATGACCATATTGCGCGAAGGGGCCGGCTGTTTCGCCGCCTTCGGCCCGCTCGCCCGCGACCTGGGACGGATGACCGGGATCAGGCGGATCGCGCTGGAACGTCCGTTGCCCGCCATAGAAGTGCGCCAGGCGCTCCGCCCGGAAAGCGCCCCCGCCGCCGCTGCGCTGGCCGAATTCCTCTTTCTCTGA
- a CDS encoding TonB-dependent receptor domain-containing protein, with translation MYRSAVLRAGCALSALSAALPAFAQDAPADAAPQAYHDQRADIIVTAIIPRRQGDILSGTSVVSGQELTRSLRPTIGDTLARQPGVSATSFGPNASRPVLRGFQGERVRILTDGIGSFDVSNTSVDHAVAINPLTADRIEVLRGPAALLYGSSAIGGVVNVIDSRIPRRVPDEPIHVEGIATYGSAANERTGSGEIEVPVGDRFVVHFDGSYSKSGDLDTGSYILTPALRAQAALSGDPEIEDLANLRGKLPNSAARTWEVAGGAALITDGGNLGFSVAHTDNFYGVPVRYSLDPDGEAEEVRLHMKQDRADLRAELPVNGGFLESIRLRAGFADYQHQEIEETGEVGTTFYNQSIESRLELVQAKRGGWDGAIGAQFFARNFHVVGEEKFLPRNETEQLGFFTLQSFDLGTTRVELGGRYEHTRVGADADETLLNPAYRRSFDALSGSLGVSQEIVPGWRVGLNLSRTERAPSAEELFARGNHAGTQAFELGNPDFGLEKSWGVEGTLRGQGNGYTVSLSAYHNWFDGYIYDSLADDSVCMAANGGEPLDFPCYQNLQADARYLGFEAEGTVKLGQVGGYAVNLDGVADYVRATIVGSGPAPRIPPLRLLGGVELQGDRLSLRGEVERSFAQNRIADTETPTDGFTLVNASLSFKPIKGNERTTITLSANNIFDVEARRAASFLKDYAPLAGRDIRITARLSI, from the coding sequence ATGTATCGTTCCGCAGTGCTGCGTGCCGGTTGCGCCCTATCCGCATTGTCTGCCGCCCTTCCCGCCTTCGCCCAGGACGCGCCCGCCGATGCGGCGCCGCAAGCCTATCATGATCAACGAGCGGACATCATCGTCACCGCCATCATTCCCCGCCGGCAGGGCGATATTCTTTCCGGGACGTCCGTGGTGTCCGGCCAGGAACTCACCCGGTCGCTGCGTCCCACCATCGGCGACACGCTGGCGCGCCAGCCGGGCGTCTCCGCGACCTCCTTCGGTCCCAACGCTTCCCGCCCCGTGCTGCGCGGTTTCCAGGGGGAACGCGTGCGTATCCTGACCGACGGCATCGGCAGCTTCGACGTGTCGAACACTTCGGTCGACCATGCCGTGGCGATCAACCCCCTTACCGCCGACCGGATAGAGGTGCTGCGCGGCCCCGCGGCATTGCTCTACGGTTCCTCGGCCATTGGCGGCGTGGTCAATGTGATCGACAGCCGCATCCCCCGCCGCGTGCCCGACGAGCCGATCCATGTCGAGGGCATCGCCACCTATGGCAGCGCCGCCAATGAGCGCACCGGATCGGGCGAGATCGAGGTGCCCGTCGGCGACAGGTTCGTGGTCCATTTCGACGGCAGCTATTCCAAGAGCGGCGACCTGGACACCGGCAGCTATATCCTGACGCCAGCGCTGCGCGCGCAGGCGGCGTTGAGCGGCGATCCGGAGATTGAGGATCTGGCCAATCTGCGCGGCAAGCTGCCCAACAGCGCGGCGCGCACCTGGGAAGTGGCGGGCGGCGCGGCGCTGATCACCGATGGCGGCAATCTGGGCTTTTCGGTCGCGCATACCGACAATTTCTATGGCGTGCCCGTCCGCTATTCGCTCGACCCCGACGGCGAAGCGGAAGAGGTGCGGCTGCACATGAAGCAGGATCGCGCCGACCTGCGCGCCGAACTGCCGGTCAATGGCGGCTTCCTGGAATCAATCCGCCTGCGCGCTGGCTTTGCCGATTACCAGCATCAGGAGATCGAGGAGACGGGCGAGGTCGGCACGACCTTCTATAACCAGTCCATCGAATCGCGGCTGGAACTGGTGCAGGCCAAGCGCGGCGGATGGGACGGCGCAATCGGCGCGCAATTCTTCGCCCGCAATTTCCACGTCGTGGGGGAGGAGAAGTTCCTGCCGCGCAACGAGACGGAGCAACTGGGTTTCTTCACGCTGCAATCCTTCGACCTTGGCACCACGCGGGTGGAACTGGGCGGACGCTATGAGCATACGCGGGTCGGGGCGGACGCGGACGAGACGCTGCTCAATCCCGCCTATCGCCGCAGCTTCGATGCGCTGTCCGGATCGCTAGGGGTCAGCCAGGAAATCGTGCCGGGCTGGCGCGTCGGGCTGAACCTGTCCCGCACGGAGCGCGCCCCTTCGGCCGAGGAACTGTTCGCGCGCGGCAACCATGCCGGAACGCAGGCCTTCGAACTGGGCAATCCCGATTTCGGGCTGGAAAAGAGCTGGGGCGTCGAGGGCACGCTGCGCGGCCAGGGCAATGGCTATACCGTCTCGCTGTCCGCCTATCACAATTGGTTCGACGGCTATATCTACGATTCGCTGGCCGACGACAGCGTCTGCATGGCGGCAAATGGCGGAGAGCCGCTCGACTTCCCCTGCTACCAGAACCTCCAGGCCGACGCCCGCTATCTGGGCTTCGAGGCGGAGGGCACGGTGAAGCTAGGGCAGGTGGGCGGCTATGCCGTCAATCTGGACGGCGTGGCGGACTATGTCCGGGCCACCATCGTCGGGTCGGGTCCGGCGCCGCGCATACCCCCGCTTCGCCTGCTGGGCGGCGTGGAATTGCAGGGCGACCGGCTGAGCCTGCGCGGCGAAGTCGAGCGCAGCTTCGCCCAGAACCGCATCGCCGACACCGAAACGCCCACCGACGGCTTCACGCTGGTCAACGCCTCCCTGTCCTTCAAGCCGATCAAGGGAAATGAGCGGACGACCATCACCCTGTCCGCCAACAACATCTTCGATGTCGAGGCGCGGCGGGCGGCGAGTTTCCTGAAAGATTACGCCCCCCTGGCAGGGCGGGACATCCGCATCACGGCGCGGCTGTCGATCTGA
- a CDS encoding DUF47 family protein, with protein sequence MRQIAALPYATGPDGSMRILLITSRDTRRWVIPKGNRIKGMAGHRAAELEAYEEAGIHGIACPAPLGRYRYDKKRRRGDTKEATVEVFPLAVTGQLPQWPEQGQRELRWFPVAEAAKAVDEPDLQSIIAAFREPPRDPGLFVRTLLRVKEWQSERTGMLRWFHALMPKQGRFFEQFEDHAATLVTGADALARLLKGGPDMDAQIKEISDREHEADDIIREVLQDVRRIFVTPFDRSAITGLIGVMDDAIDQMNQTAKAIALFEVKEFPSQMQDMSALIVECARITAEAMPLLRSLNLNSARLHDLTERLVKLEGHADILHEAGLKALYNQARQGNPMDFVVGNEIYSHLEKVTDRFEDVANEISGLVIDHA encoded by the coding sequence ATGCGTCAGATCGCCGCCCTTCCCTATGCGACCGGCCCGGACGGGTCGATGCGCATATTGCTGATCACGTCGCGGGACACGCGGCGCTGGGTGATCCCCAAGGGCAATCGCATCAAGGGCATGGCCGGGCACCGCGCCGCCGAACTGGAAGCCTATGAGGAAGCGGGCATCCACGGCATTGCCTGCCCCGCGCCGCTCGGCCGCTATCGTTATGACAAGAAACGGCGGCGCGGCGACACGAAAGAGGCGACGGTCGAGGTTTTCCCGCTTGCAGTGACCGGCCAGTTGCCGCAATGGCCCGAACAAGGGCAGCGGGAACTGCGTTGGTTCCCCGTTGCCGAAGCTGCAAAGGCCGTCGACGAACCCGATCTGCAATCCATCATCGCCGCTTTCCGCGAACCGCCCCGGGATCCCGGCCTGTTCGTGCGGACGTTGCTGCGGGTCAAGGAATGGCAAAGCGAAAGGACTGGAATGCTGCGCTGGTTTCACGCGCTGATGCCCAAGCAAGGGCGCTTTTTCGAGCAGTTCGAGGATCATGCCGCGACCCTGGTCACCGGCGCCGATGCGCTCGCCAGGCTGCTGAAGGGCGGGCCGGACATGGACGCCCAGATCAAGGAGATTTCGGACCGCGAGCATGAAGCGGACGACATCATCCGCGAAGTGCTGCAGGACGTGCGCCGCATCTTCGTGACGCCCTTCGACCGCAGCGCCATCACCGGGCTGATCGGGGTGATGGACGACGCCATCGACCAGATGAACCAGACGGCAAAGGCCATCGCCCTGTTCGAGGTGAAGGAATTTCCGTCCCAGATGCAAGACATGAGCGCGCTGATCGTCGAATGCGCGCGGATCACGGCGGAGGCGATGCCGCTGCTGCGGTCGCTGAACCTGAATTCGGCCCGGCTGCATGACCTGACCGAAAGGCTGGTGAAGCTGGAGGGGCATGCCGACATCCTGCATGAAGCGGGGCTGAAGGCGCTCTACAACCAGGCGCGGCAGGGCAATCCGATGGATTTCGTCGTCGGCAATGAAATCTACAGCCATCTGGAGAAGGTGACGGATCGGTTCGAGGACGTCGCCAACGAGATTTCCGGCCTGGTCATCGACCACGCCTGA
- a CDS encoding inorganic phosphate transporter, producing the protein MDAQIAFPLLVALIGVALLFDFLNGLHDAANSIATIVSTRVLKPQYAVAWAAFFNFIAFLFFGLHVAETVGKGIVDASIIDPAVIFGALMGAIAWNLITWGLGIPSSSSHALIGGLLGAGTAKAGLSAVVWSGVFKTSAAIVMSPAIGLVLALLLVLIVSWIFRRFTPQGADRVFRKMQLVSASLYSLGHGGNDAQKTMGIIAVLLYSQGMLTGGFHVPFWVVLSCQAAMGLGTLLGGWKIVHTMGSKITRLTPGQGFCAETGGALTLFMATHLGVPVSTTHTITGAIVGVGASRRLSAVRWNVASSIIVAWVVTLPAAAAIGAAFYGLTRLF; encoded by the coding sequence ATGGACGCCCAAATCGCCTTTCCGCTGCTGGTCGCGCTGATCGGCGTCGCGCTGCTGTTCGATTTCCTGAACGGGCTGCACGACGCCGCCAATTCGATCGCGACCATCGTGTCGACGCGGGTCTTGAAGCCGCAATATGCGGTCGCCTGGGCGGCGTTCTTCAACTTCATCGCCTTCCTCTTCTTTGGCCTGCATGTGGCGGAGACGGTGGGCAAGGGCATTGTCGACGCCAGCATCATCGATCCGGCGGTGATCTTCGGCGCGCTGATGGGGGCGATTGCGTGGAACCTCATCACCTGGGGGCTGGGCATCCCGTCATCCAGCAGCCACGCGCTGATCGGCGGGTTGCTGGGCGCGGGGACGGCCAAGGCAGGGCTTTCCGCCGTGGTGTGGAGCGGGGTGTTCAAGACCAGCGCGGCCATCGTGATGTCTCCCGCCATCGGGCTGGTTCTGGCATTGCTGCTGGTGCTGATCGTAAGCTGGATTTTCCGGCGCTTCACGCCGCAGGGGGCGGACCGGGTGTTCCGCAAGATGCAGCTCGTGTCGGCATCGCTCTATTCGCTGGGGCATGGCGGCAATGATGCGCAGAAGACGATGGGGATCATCGCGGTGCTGCTTTATTCGCAGGGCATGCTGACCGGCGGGTTCCATGTGCCCTTCTGGGTGGTGCTGAGCTGCCAGGCGGCGATGGGCCTTGGGACGCTGCTGGGCGGGTGGAAGATCGTCCACACCATGGGGTCGAAGATCACGCGGCTGACGCCCGGACAGGGGTTCTGCGCGGAGACGGGCGGGGCGCTGACGCTGTTCATGGCGACGCATCTGGGCGTGCCGGTGTCGACGACCCACACCATTACCGGCGCGATCGTGGGCGTCGGGGCTTCGCGGCGGCTGTCGGCGGTGCGGTGGAACGTGGCGTCGAGCATCATCGTCGCCTGGGTGGTGACGCTGCCGGCGGCGGCGGCGATCGGCGCGGCCTTTTACGGGCTGACGCGGCTGTTCTGA
- a CDS encoding helix-turn-helix domain-containing protein yields the protein MADDRKLYLGPKLRVLRRELGLNQTRMAEELGVSPSYLNHLERNQRPLTAQMLLRLANVYDIDIRDFVASTQEGAASALSEILSDALVRDIGIARDEVLEVAENYPGVSEAIGRFYRALSDLRRLPEQVASGLSGAPGSVAPLHAPLDWLRETMAKAGNHFAELDAAAESLAGELGDDPSALQAGIRARLKERHGMAVQIVREDVLAGTLRHYDMHRRRLLLSERLASSGRLFAVAYQLCAQELADAIAAQVARAGPPDEDSRRLAGIALTNYAAAALIMPYDRFAKAAEQSRHDLPLLRARFGVSMEQLAHRLTSLGRTGARGVPFFMAKVDRAGIVSKRFDGEAWPFARLGGTCPRWDAHEEQAPDAVAAQLIETMDGRRFVSLTVGLPREGGARGRSVIALGCEAKHGARIVHADGIDFEKGAATGVGPTCHLCERRGCPDRALPPVTRALDLHGYERTVAPFPFRRV from the coding sequence ATGGCGGATGACCGGAAACTCTATCTTGGGCCGAAGCTGCGGGTGTTGCGGCGGGAATTGGGCCTCAACCAGACGCGGATGGCGGAGGAACTGGGGGTGTCGCCCAGCTACCTCAACCATCTGGAGCGCAACCAGCGGCCGTTGACGGCGCAGATGCTGCTGCGGCTGGCCAATGTCTATGACATCGACATTCGCGATTTCGTCGCCAGCACGCAGGAAGGGGCCGCCAGCGCGCTCAGCGAGATATTGTCCGACGCGCTGGTGCGCGACATCGGCATCGCCCGCGACGAAGTGCTGGAGGTCGCGGAAAATTATCCGGGGGTGAGCGAGGCGATCGGGCGATTTTACCGGGCGCTCAGCGATTTGCGGCGCCTGCCGGAGCAGGTGGCGTCAGGATTGTCGGGCGCGCCGGGGAGCGTGGCGCCGCTGCATGCGCCGCTCGACTGGTTGCGCGAGACCATGGCGAAGGCGGGCAATCATTTCGCGGAACTGGATGCGGCGGCGGAGTCGCTGGCGGGGGAACTGGGCGACGATCCTTCCGCCTTGCAGGCGGGCATCCGGGCGCGGCTGAAGGAGCGGCATGGCATGGCCGTGCAGATCGTGCGGGAGGATGTGCTGGCGGGAACGCTGCGCCATTATGACATGCACCGGCGGCGGCTGTTGCTGAGCGAGCGGCTGGCCTCTTCGGGGCGGCTGTTCGCGGTGGCCTATCAGCTTTGCGCGCAGGAACTGGCGGACGCCATCGCCGCGCAGGTGGCGCGGGCGGGGCCGCCGGACGAAGACAGCCGCCGCCTGGCGGGAATCGCGCTCACCAACTATGCGGCGGCGGCGCTGATCATGCCCTATGACCGTTTCGCCAAGGCGGCGGAGCAGAGCCGGCACGACCTGCCGCTGCTGCGGGCGCGCTTCGGCGTGTCGATGGAGCAACTGGCGCACCGGCTGACCAGCCTGGGGCGGACGGGGGCGCGGGGCGTGCCCTTCTTCATGGCGAAGGTGGACCGGGCGGGCATCGTGTCCAAGCGCTTCGACGGGGAGGCGTGGCCCTTTGCGCGGCTGGGGGGCACCTGCCCGCGCTGGGACGCGCATGAGGAGCAGGCGCCCGATGCGGTGGCCGCGCAACTGATCGAGACGATGGACGGGCGGCGCTTCGTCAGCCTGACCGTGGGATTGCCGAGGGAAGGCGGAGCGCGGGGGCGGTCGGTGATCGCGCTGGGCTGCGAGGCGAAGCATGGGGCGCGGATCGTGCATGCCGACGGGATCGATTTCGAGAAAGGCGCGGCGAC